Proteins from one Terriglobus sp. RCC_193 genomic window:
- a CDS encoding IPT/TIG domain-containing protein has product MTLLSHLRSHADPNAPHLDRITPAAAMPDGVVDIYGAHLADTTRPLITIGDTPAALSFTSPSRVSIRVPDGSISGDVVVRIHDHHSNSLPLNVAVPIADNLHPIASPAVDSEGNIYATFSGTRGQDVPVSIFRIDRDYQMRPFVRGLQNASALAFGPNGHLYCSSRSEGTVYRINPDGASVQFAEGMGIATGLAFDDSGNLYVGDRSGTIFKLDTQGSVFVFATLEPSVSAYHLAFLSDGTLLVTGPTTSSNEAIHAISPDGEVSTWYRGLGRPQGMAIDTQDNVYVAASLHGERGIIRITPQREASVVLSGAGLVGLAFTERGEAVLATNSALYTVDLGVEGRLSR; this is encoded by the coding sequence ATGACGTTGCTCTCCCATCTCCGCAGCCACGCCGACCCCAACGCACCGCACCTTGACCGGATAACCCCCGCCGCAGCGATGCCGGACGGTGTCGTGGACATCTACGGTGCGCATCTGGCCGACACCACACGTCCCCTCATCACCATCGGCGACACCCCCGCCGCACTAAGCTTCACCTCACCCTCGCGCGTCAGCATCCGCGTACCGGATGGCTCCATCTCCGGTGATGTGGTCGTGCGTATCCACGATCACCACAGCAACTCCCTGCCGCTGAACGTCGCGGTGCCGATCGCGGACAACCTGCACCCCATCGCCAGCCCCGCCGTGGACAGCGAAGGCAACATCTACGCCACCTTCTCCGGTACACGTGGGCAGGACGTACCGGTGTCCATCTTCCGCATCGACCGCGACTACCAGATGCGCCCCTTCGTGCGCGGTCTGCAGAACGCCAGCGCACTCGCCTTCGGTCCCAATGGCCACCTGTACTGCTCCTCGCGCTCGGAGGGCACGGTCTACCGCATCAATCCCGACGGCGCGTCGGTGCAGTTCGCCGAAGGCATGGGCATCGCCACTGGACTGGCCTTTGACGACAGCGGCAACCTCTACGTGGGCGATCGCAGCGGCACCATCTTCAAGCTGGATACGCAGGGCAGCGTGTTCGTCTTCGCCACGCTGGAACCGTCCGTATCGGCTTACCATCTCGCCTTCCTGAGTGACGGGACGCTGCTGGTCACCGGCCCCACCACCAGCAGCAATGAGGCGATCCACGCCATCTCACCGGATGGGGAGGTGAGCACGTGGTATCGCGGCCTGGGACGTCCGCAGGGTATGGCTATCGATACGCAGGACAACGTGTATGTCGCCGCGTCGCTGCATGGCGAACGCGGTATCATCCGCATCACGCCACAGAGGGAAGCATCGGTGGTACTCAGCGGCGCGGGCCTTGTGGGATTAGCCTTCACCGAACGTGGCGAAGCGGTGCTGGCTACCAACAGCGCGTTATATACCGTGGACCTTGGCGTGGAAGGACGGTTGAGCCGCTGA
- a CDS encoding competence/damage-inducible protein A, whose protein sequence is MATDPTPSMIAEIIAVGSEMLTPYRQDTNSLAMTAELNKLGVTVAFKTILGDTFQHLVDAAKIALTRADIVLFSGGLGPTEDDLTREAVAGALGVGMTRNAVVVEALKQRFAKRGMIIQEINFKQADVIDGARLLPNANGTAPGQWIATEYDGKPRYIALLPGPPKELLPMFVEQVRPRLQQVIPRLHIAYRWLRMAVVPESEVDARTSPIYLSYPDVSTTILSTGGEIQLHFQCAKPTLEEAQERVDEVLSKCEHEMMDFVFSADGESLEQVVLLMLGMRNLSLSAAESCTGGLIAERLTAISGSSRSFLGGAVVYSDELKTLFADVPKELIQQHGAVSDPVARALAEGIRERIGSDLAIGVTGIAGPGGATLNKPVGRVYIALADADGTEVLELNLSGDRERIRWFASQYALVMLRQKLL, encoded by the coding sequence ATGGCCACTGACCCAACACCCAGCATGATTGCGGAGATTATCGCCGTGGGCAGCGAGATGCTCACGCCTTACCGGCAGGACACCAACTCGCTCGCCATGACGGCGGAGCTGAACAAGCTCGGCGTCACCGTTGCCTTCAAGACCATCCTCGGCGATACCTTCCAGCATCTTGTGGATGCCGCGAAGATCGCACTTACGCGCGCCGATATCGTGCTGTTCTCCGGCGGTCTTGGACCAACGGAAGATGACCTCACGCGCGAAGCTGTCGCAGGCGCACTTGGCGTCGGGATGACACGCAACGCAGTCGTTGTAGAAGCATTGAAGCAGCGCTTTGCCAAGCGCGGCATGATCATTCAGGAGATCAACTTCAAGCAGGCTGACGTGATCGATGGCGCCAGGTTGCTGCCCAACGCCAATGGCACCGCCCCGGGCCAGTGGATTGCCACGGAGTACGATGGCAAACCGCGCTACATCGCTCTGTTGCCCGGGCCGCCGAAGGAACTGCTGCCGATGTTTGTGGAGCAGGTGCGTCCTCGGCTGCAGCAGGTGATCCCGCGGTTACACATTGCGTATCGCTGGCTGCGCATGGCCGTGGTGCCGGAGAGTGAAGTGGACGCGCGCACCTCGCCCATCTACCTTTCCTATCCCGATGTCAGCACCACCATTCTCAGCACGGGCGGCGAGATCCAACTGCACTTCCAGTGCGCAAAACCCACGCTGGAAGAGGCGCAGGAACGCGTGGATGAAGTGCTCTCAAAGTGTGAGCACGAGATGATGGACTTCGTCTTCTCTGCAGATGGCGAATCTCTGGAGCAGGTCGTGCTGCTGATGCTGGGCATGCGTAACCTATCACTGTCTGCGGCGGAGAGTTGCACCGGCGGCCTGATTGCAGAACGGCTTACTGCCATCTCCGGATCGTCACGCTCGTTCCTTGGCGGAGCGGTTGTGTATTCCGACGAGTTGAAGACACTCTTCGCCGATGTGCCGAAGGAACTGATCCAGCAGCACGGTGCGGTGAGTGATCCCGTGGCCAGGGCGCTTGCGGAGGGTATTCGCGAGCGCATTGGATCGGATCTGGCGATTGGTGTTACGGGTATTGCAGGTCCTGGCGGAGCGACCCTGAACAAGCCTGTAGGCCGCGTTTACATTGCGCTTGCCGATGCCGACGGCACGGAAGTGCTTGAGCTGAACCTGAGCGGCGACCGTGAACGCATCCGCTGGTTTGCTTCGCAATATGCGCTGGTGATGCTACGGCAGAAACTGCTGTAG
- the plsY gene encoding glycerol-3-phosphate 1-O-acyltransferase PlsY codes for MTPTVLWIVTLLVAYLLGSIPTGYLLVRFFRHEDVRATGSGNIGATNVARSGGKGLGIATLVLDALKGAVAVSFAWHMAQRIGFPSGYDLEAMAGLFAVLGHMYTVWLGFRGGKGVATALGVFLYLMPTETLSAVVIFAIVFALTKYVSLASIVSAAGLAVLCLIFDTRHQILVDVVYVAIPLLVIVKHHANISRLLNRTEPRFGAKKKEA; via the coding sequence ATGACCCCGACCGTACTTTGGATCGTTACGTTGCTGGTTGCCTATCTGTTGGGGTCGATTCCCACAGGCTATCTGCTTGTCCGCTTCTTCCGGCATGAAGATGTTCGCGCTACGGGGTCCGGCAACATTGGCGCAACCAATGTGGCACGCTCCGGCGGTAAGGGACTTGGTATTGCAACGCTGGTGCTGGATGCATTGAAGGGCGCAGTCGCGGTTTCATTTGCATGGCACATGGCACAGCGCATCGGCTTTCCGAGCGGCTATGACCTTGAGGCGATGGCTGGCCTGTTCGCCGTCCTTGGCCACATGTACACGGTGTGGCTTGGCTTCCGTGGCGGCAAAGGCGTTGCCACGGCCCTGGGTGTGTTTCTATACCTGATGCCGACGGAGACGTTGTCTGCCGTGGTGATTTTCGCCATTGTCTTCGCACTTACGAAGTACGTATCACTTGCGTCCATCGTCTCCGCTGCAGGACTTGCTGTATTGTGCCTGATCTTCGACACGCGGCATCAGATCCTTGTGGACGTTGTCTACGTTGCGATTCCGCTGCTGGTCATTGTGAAACATCACGCGAATATCTCGCGGCTGCTGAACCGCACCGAACCCAGATTCGGTGCAAAGAAAAAGGAAGCATGA
- a CDS encoding NAD(P)H-dependent glycerol-3-phosphate dehydrogenase — MSRIAILGAGAWGTALALSLARQKKHELTLWAHTPLHVDAMVATRENKQFLPGYTLPEDLRISKDLLQTAQEHDILLCVTPSEFVGDTACSIAPVLREDHIFVSASKGLENETFRRMSEVVAAASPVRFATLGGPSFAKEVAAALPTAIVLASKDAEAAQQLQRDFSSDSLRVYVNDDVTGVELGGALKNVIALAAGVVAGLELGHNAAAALITRGMAEMTRLAVASGARPETMAGLAGYGDLVLTCTGSLSRNRTVGVELGRGRKLPDIIAGLNGKVAEGVRCTRAALGLAAKLNIEMPITQQMYAVLHEDRPPLDAIRMLMTRPGRSE; from the coding sequence ATGAGCAGGATTGCAATTCTGGGAGCGGGTGCATGGGGTACTGCACTGGCCCTATCGCTGGCACGCCAAAAGAAACATGAACTGACACTGTGGGCACATACGCCCTTGCATGTGGACGCGATGGTTGCAACGCGCGAGAACAAGCAGTTTCTTCCGGGCTACACGTTGCCTGAGGATCTCCGCATCTCCAAAGACCTGCTGCAAACGGCACAGGAGCATGACATTCTGCTCTGCGTTACTCCATCAGAATTTGTTGGTGATACGGCGTGTTCCATTGCGCCTGTGCTGCGCGAAGATCATATCTTCGTCTCTGCATCGAAAGGTCTGGAGAACGAGACCTTTCGTCGCATGAGCGAAGTGGTAGCAGCGGCATCGCCTGTTCGCTTTGCGACTCTGGGTGGACCTTCCTTTGCAAAAGAAGTTGCCGCGGCGTTGCCGACGGCGATCGTGCTGGCATCAAAAGATGCTGAAGCCGCACAGCAGTTGCAGCGCGATTTCTCCTCCGACTCATTGCGCGTTTACGTGAACGATGATGTCACCGGTGTTGAGCTGGGTGGCGCGTTGAAAAATGTTATTGCGCTGGCAGCAGGCGTTGTTGCGGGTCTGGAATTAGGACACAATGCAGCCGCGGCTCTGATCACACGCGGCATGGCAGAGATGACTCGGCTTGCGGTTGCGTCGGGAGCAAGGCCGGAAACGATGGCAGGTCTCGCAGGCTATGGTGATCTTGTTCTCACCTGCACCGGATCGCTTTCCAGAAACCGCACGGTGGGTGTGGAGCTTGGCCGAGGAAGAAAACTTCCTGACATCATCGCAGGATTGAATGGCAAGGTGGCGGAAGGTGTTCGCTGCACCAGGGCCGCACTGGGGCTGGCTGCAAAGTTAAATATTGAAATGCCCATCACGCAACAGATGTACGCCGTTCTGCATGAAGACAGGCCGCCACTGGATGCTATTCGTATGCTGATGACGCGACCAGGGCGCAGCGAGTAA
- a CDS encoding OmpA family protein — MKHDGNRFFRLGAAAIISGIFACSFSVHAQELNPTGDPQTSRTGIQNGGRPVGELNGQPLYRVNVVRRNLDAVNYLHRSGDTKLDMIGTVLLPNAKGNAKVSSGKGRITVDLDVDRLPPANGFGQEYLTYVLWAITPDGSPANLGEMLPSGGKQRVQMQVTVPLQSFGLIVTAEPYFAVKVPSDVVVMENHVIEGKTNGVIEHVNAHYTLLPKGIYAQTDGSKTVFRPITRDEHSPLELYEAHNAYQIALLAGADKYAPDIMARVKQNLDSADAMDQAKKRDEKMLITLAREAVQRAEDARVVTLRKREQERQLAEVNARKNAQVAAAAATLAAQQQAMNAERARTAADREAAERARAEADAASANAAAAAAQQNVVAMRRKLRAQLNSVLATQETPRGLVVTLGDVLFDTAKSTLKQNAQISLAKVSVILQQYPDLKLQIEGYTDSVGSDNYNLKLSEDRADSTKAFLINNGVNPENVSSLGFGKANPVGDNANAAGRAQNRRVEMVVSGPSIGVKTQAEPAPTH; from the coding sequence ATGAAACACGATGGAAATCGTTTCTTTCGACTCGGTGCCGCAGCCATTATTTCCGGTATTTTTGCCTGCAGTTTCAGTGTTCATGCACAGGAATTAAATCCCACGGGGGACCCGCAGACGTCGCGCACGGGCATTCAGAATGGCGGTCGCCCGGTAGGTGAACTCAATGGGCAGCCTCTCTATCGCGTGAATGTCGTCCGCCGCAATCTGGACGCGGTGAATTATCTGCATCGTAGTGGTGACACAAAGCTGGATATGATCGGCACTGTTCTGCTGCCGAATGCAAAAGGCAACGCGAAGGTAAGCAGCGGCAAAGGACGTATCACCGTTGACCTGGATGTGGACCGTCTTCCTCCGGCAAATGGTTTTGGCCAGGAGTATCTGACTTATGTTCTATGGGCCATTACTCCGGATGGCTCTCCTGCAAACCTGGGTGAGATGCTACCAAGTGGCGGCAAGCAGCGTGTGCAGATGCAGGTGACCGTGCCATTGCAATCGTTTGGACTCATCGTGACGGCGGAGCCTTACTTCGCGGTCAAGGTTCCGAGTGACGTGGTGGTTATGGAAAACCACGTGATAGAAGGTAAGACCAACGGTGTCATTGAACATGTGAATGCGCATTACACACTGCTACCCAAAGGTATCTATGCGCAGACAGATGGATCGAAGACCGTCTTCCGCCCGATAACTCGCGACGAACATAGTCCGCTGGAACTGTATGAGGCGCATAACGCGTACCAGATTGCTCTGCTTGCCGGCGCGGACAAGTATGCACCTGACATTATGGCGAGGGTGAAACAGAACCTGGACAGCGCGGATGCGATGGATCAGGCCAAAAAGCGCGACGAGAAAATGCTGATCACGCTGGCGCGCGAAGCGGTACAGCGCGCCGAAGATGCCCGCGTCGTAACCCTGCGGAAGCGCGAACAAGAACGACAGCTTGCGGAAGTGAACGCACGCAAGAATGCACAAGTGGCCGCTGCGGCAGCAACTCTGGCAGCGCAGCAGCAGGCCATGAATGCAGAGCGTGCTCGAACTGCAGCAGATCGTGAAGCAGCAGAACGTGCACGCGCAGAGGCCGATGCCGCTTCAGCAAATGCAGCCGCTGCAGCAGCGCAGCAGAATGTGGTGGCGATGCGTCGCAAACTGCGTGCGCAACTGAATTCCGTACTGGCAACCCAGGAGACACCGCGCGGACTTGTGGTCACGCTGGGCGATGTTCTTTTCGACACGGCAAAGAGCACGCTCAAACAGAACGCGCAGATATCGCTGGCGAAGGTCTCCGTCATCCTGCAGCAATACCCCGACCTGAAGCTGCAGATTGAGGGCTACACCGATTCCGTGGGCAGCGACAACTACAACCTGAAGTTGAGCGAGGACCGTGCCGATTCCACCAAAGCATTTCTCATCAACAATGGAGTGAATCCCGAGAATGTTTCCTCGCTGGGGTTCGGTAAGGCAAACCCTGTGGGGGATAATGCGAACGCTGCCGGCAGAGCGCAGAATCGCCGCGTTGAAATGGTGGTTTCCGGCCCCTCCATTGGCGTGAAGACGCAGGCAGAACCAGCTCCCACCCATTAA
- a CDS encoding SDR family NAD(P)-dependent oxidoreductase — translation MGISIRDRIAFVTGASAGIGKSTALALAKEGAKLLLCARSTNALDAMRDELQQAGAPAVHTFALDVRDRSAVANAIAHLPEAWRAVDILVNNAGLARGLEKFYLDNIDHWEEMIDTNTKGLLYVTRAILPGMVERNRGHVVNLGSTAGWTAYAGGSVYCATKAAEKILSEGIRIDLMGTAVRVTSVDPGMVETRFSEVRFGGDKERAAKVYANTTPLIPDDVADAIVWAVTRPAHVNVSSLLLTSIDQANAVTIHRRNP, via the coding sequence ATGGGTATCAGCATTCGCGATCGCATTGCATTCGTCACCGGCGCCAGCGCAGGTATTGGAAAGTCAACGGCATTGGCACTCGCAAAAGAAGGCGCGAAGCTGTTGCTATGCGCGCGTTCCACGAATGCACTGGATGCCATGCGCGATGAACTTCAGCAGGCCGGGGCGCCTGCGGTGCATACGTTTGCGCTGGATGTGCGCGATCGCAGCGCAGTGGCAAACGCCATTGCCCATCTTCCTGAAGCGTGGCGCGCCGTGGACATCCTGGTAAACAATGCAGGACTGGCGCGGGGCCTGGAGAAGTTCTATCTCGACAACATTGACCACTGGGAAGAGATGATCGACACGAACACCAAGGGCCTGTTGTATGTGACGCGCGCGATTCTTCCGGGCATGGTGGAACGCAATCGCGGGCATGTGGTGAATCTTGGCTCCACGGCTGGATGGACGGCGTATGCAGGCGGCAGTGTGTATTGCGCGACCAAGGCAGCGGAAAAGATTCTGTCAGAGGGCATTCGCATTGACCTGATGGGGACGGCCGTGCGCGTTACCAGCGTTGATCCTGGCATGGTGGAGACGCGATTCAGCGAAGTGCGCTTTGGCGGTGACAAAGAGCGCGCAGCCAAGGTCTATGCCAACACCACGCCGCTGATACCGGACGATGTGGCGGACGCCATTGTCTGGGCCGTGACGCGGCCTGCGCACGTGAATGTCTCTTCGCTCCTGCTGACGTCCATTGACCAGGCGAATGCCGTGACAATTCACCGTCGGAATCCGTAG
- a CDS encoding carboxypeptidase regulatory-like domain-containing protein translates to MRMLTNERLLSARVRGLNAPALALACVLLPGAALAQGANASLSGIVHDQTGAVVPGAHIKLTDANRGTVRSVDSNNAGVYVLPQIAPGDYVLQITSAGFATTEQKLTLTVGQHAALDAGLRVEASASVQVETTPETEIEREDASLSTVTGPRAIRELPLNGRDLTQLTYLSPGVVMSRRLNPDSQGLGKQISISGRRTNQVAFLLDGTDVNDAYNNTPGGASGTILGVDSVGQFRVLVSGYGAEFGRTGGGVIDEITRSGTSQLHGSAFEFVRNSAMDAKNYFDSASLPIPSFSRNQFGGSLGGPISKRDFYFGNYEGLRQNLGVTTSALVPNATARATAVANVQPFLAIIPTPNSTVFTDGTGYFKTTNTNRTTEDFFVLRYDHQHSERTNWFARYQFDNANAYTPDSLQISQAHNRSRTQYLTGQMTHSFNDHLVNAARVAYNRSYYTLEYTFIKNIPDSLSFVSGRPFGSISVTGLAMIGPMRFGPNVNQLNLFQGADDLTWTIGRHTLAFGVDEKQIIFPQEAAQSQNGFYQFTSVANFMAGAASSVEVALPGSNPQRKWRQHMDAAYVTDTWRATDALTLTGGIRYEHTSVPNEVNGLQATVRNVLLDTADTLGPMYTDPSKLNFAPRLGFAYVPGEKNTSIRGAFGIYFDPLWTDFYLNAGSRQPPFFTVGGVKTGTPITFPNTNITPSNFSLGRIDVVQYNPASPYVMQWNLSVQQQLHRGLSFTLAYDANRGVHDQRIVDENQSLPTYVNGRKFFPVGSKVRNPNFTAIRYKKTDGLSSYNALQAVLAWQWRNILQLRSTYIWGKSIDTSSLVTAQGSENDVPQDPDSLAAEKGLSNYDLRNYSSTFLTANLPRFRGPKLLSDGWQFNAIAILASGAPFSALVSYDSARANFGTGPSPERPDLVLGRSSNLIKGGPVQYFDPTAFSLPAPGYYGNLERNTMIGPGLVSVDTALAKNFRFSDRMRLQLRGEVFNLPNRPNFGIPSQRNVFTTTGRVASAGTITTTLTSSRQIQLGARFDF, encoded by the coding sequence ATGCGCATGTTGACCAATGAGAGATTACTGTCCGCCCGTGTGCGTGGCTTGAATGCGCCTGCCCTGGCGCTTGCATGCGTTCTGCTGCCCGGTGCTGCCCTGGCACAGGGTGCCAACGCTTCCCTGTCCGGCATTGTCCACGATCAGACGGGTGCGGTGGTGCCCGGAGCTCACATTAAGCTGACCGATGCAAACCGCGGCACGGTACGCAGCGTGGACAGCAACAATGCAGGCGTTTATGTGCTGCCGCAGATCGCACCGGGCGATTACGTGCTGCAGATCACGTCCGCAGGCTTTGCCACCACGGAGCAGAAGCTGACGCTGACCGTGGGACAACATGCAGCGCTGGATGCCGGGCTTCGGGTAGAAGCCTCTGCCAGCGTTCAGGTAGAGACAACGCCGGAGACGGAGATTGAACGCGAGGATGCATCGCTGTCCACCGTTACAGGTCCGCGCGCCATCCGCGAGTTACCGCTCAATGGCCGCGATCTAACGCAGCTTACGTATCTTTCGCCGGGCGTGGTGATGTCCCGCCGATTGAATCCGGATTCGCAGGGACTGGGCAAGCAGATCAGCATCTCCGGTCGTCGCACCAACCAGGTGGCATTCCTGCTGGACGGCACGGATGTAAACGATGCCTATAACAACACACCCGGCGGCGCCAGCGGCACCATCCTGGGCGTGGATTCCGTAGGACAGTTCCGTGTGCTGGTCAGCGGCTATGGCGCAGAATTCGGACGCACCGGCGGTGGCGTCATCGACGAGATCACACGCAGCGGAACATCGCAGCTGCACGGCAGCGCATTTGAATTTGTGCGCAACTCCGCGATGGATGCAAAGAACTACTTCGACTCTGCGTCGCTGCCCATCCCGTCCTTCAGCCGCAACCAGTTTGGCGGATCGCTGGGTGGGCCCATTTCAAAACGCGATTTCTACTTTGGCAACTACGAAGGTCTGCGTCAGAACCTGGGCGTGACCACGAGCGCGCTGGTACCGAATGCCACCGCACGCGCCACCGCCGTGGCCAACGTACAACCGTTTCTGGCGATCATCCCTACGCCAAACAGCACGGTCTTCACCGATGGCACGGGATACTTCAAGACCACCAATACCAATCGCACCACGGAAGACTTTTTCGTACTGCGCTACGACCATCAGCATTCGGAACGCACCAACTGGTTCGCGCGCTACCAGTTTGACAACGCGAATGCATACACGCCGGATTCGCTGCAGATTTCTCAAGCGCACAATCGTTCGCGCACGCAGTACCTGACCGGCCAGATGACGCACAGCTTCAACGACCACCTGGTGAACGCAGCACGCGTTGCTTATAACCGTTCGTACTACACGCTGGAATACACCTTCATCAAGAACATCCCGGATTCGTTGTCTTTCGTCTCCGGCAGGCCTTTCGGATCCATCAGCGTGACGGGGCTTGCGATGATTGGGCCCATGCGCTTTGGCCCGAATGTGAACCAGCTTAACCTGTTTCAGGGCGCGGACGATCTGACATGGACGATAGGCCGCCACACGCTGGCCTTCGGTGTGGATGAGAAGCAGATCATCTTTCCGCAGGAAGCTGCACAAAGCCAGAACGGTTTCTACCAGTTCACCTCCGTCGCAAATTTCATGGCGGGGGCGGCTTCGAGTGTCGAAGTGGCGCTGCCCGGTTCGAATCCGCAACGCAAGTGGCGGCAACACATGGACGCAGCGTATGTAACCGATACATGGCGCGCCACCGATGCACTGACACTGACCGGCGGCATCCGTTACGAACACACCAGCGTTCCCAACGAAGTTAACGGATTACAGGCCACGGTGCGCAATGTGCTGCTGGATACCGCGGATACGCTCGGGCCCATGTACACCGATCCGTCCAAGCTGAACTTCGCTCCACGGCTCGGCTTCGCCTATGTTCCGGGTGAAAAGAACACCAGCATCCGCGGCGCATTTGGAATCTACTTCGATCCGTTGTGGACAGACTTCTACCTGAATGCGGGCAGCCGCCAGCCACCGTTCTTTACAGTAGGCGGCGTGAAGACGGGAACACCAATCACCTTCCCCAATACCAACATCACTCCATCGAACTTCAGCCTGGGACGCATCGACGTTGTCCAGTACAACCCAGCCTCACCTTACGTGATGCAGTGGAACCTGAGCGTCCAGCAGCAACTGCACCGCGGACTTTCGTTCACGCTGGCCTACGACGCCAACCGCGGCGTACACGATCAACGCATCGTGGACGAGAACCAGTCGCTGCCAACCTATGTGAACGGCCGCAAGTTCTTCCCAGTCGGATCGAAGGTGCGCAATCCGAACTTCACAGCCATCCGTTACAAGAAAACGGATGGCCTCTCCAGCTACAACGCCTTGCAGGCGGTACTGGCATGGCAGTGGCGCAACATCCTGCAACTTCGCTCCACCTACATCTGGGGCAAGAGCATCGACACCAGCTCGCTGGTAACGGCGCAGGGCTCTGAGAACGATGTGCCGCAGGACCCCGACTCGCTGGCTGCAGAAAAAGGTCTCAGCAACTACGACCTGCGCAATTACTCCTCGACGTTCCTGACAGCAAACCTGCCGCGCTTCCGTGGCCCGAAACTTCTCTCCGATGGCTGGCAGTTCAATGCCATTGCCATCCTGGCTTCGGGCGCGCCCTTCTCTGCTCTTGTGAGCTATGACAGTGCACGCGCCAACTTTGGCACCGGGCCGTCTCCGGAGAGGCCGGACCTTGTCCTGGGGCGCAGTTCCAACCTCATCAAGGGCGGGCCGGTTCAATACTTTGACCCCACCGCATTCTCACTGCCCGCACCCGGCTACTACGGCAACCTGGAACGAAACACAATGATTGGTCCCGGGCTGGTCTCTGTGGATACGGCGCTGGCGAAGAACTTCCGCTTCAGCGATCGCATGCGGCTGCAACTGCGGGGCGAGGTGTTTAACCTGCCTAACCGTCCGAACTTCGGCATACCATCGCAGCGCAACGTATTCACCACGACAGGCCGTGTGGCCAGCGCCGGAACCATTACGACAACACTTACATCCAGCCGGCAGATTCAACTGGGTGCACGCTTCGATTTCTAA
- a CDS encoding glycosyltransferase family 2 protein, whose protein sequence is MSTNENSRPTLSVAMIATNEEKNLPRTLAALQGWVDEIVIVDSGSKDRSPEIAVQYGAKHSYNRDFKGHAEQKNIAIAQCTGDWILLLDADEVVTPELAVEIQHALRSTAVNAFWMPRLNIFITRWMRHGGLFPDEKLRLFRRGMATVDESIGPHGTPQYNADKGHLKHHLQHYGYPDFANYLDHMNEYSTGTVAALSRRKAGTPNWALLAQSFLNPFFGWVKNYIFRLGFLDGPEGLIFHLNHAVYAHWKYVKVWEARKKAAQ, encoded by the coding sequence ATGAGCACGAACGAAAACTCCAGACCGACTCTCTCCGTGGCAATGATTGCCACCAACGAAGAGAAGAACCTGCCCCGCACACTGGCCGCCTTGCAGGGATGGGTGGATGAGATCGTCATTGTCGACTCCGGATCGAAGGACCGGTCGCCGGAAATCGCCGTCCAGTATGGCGCGAAGCACAGTTACAACCGCGACTTCAAAGGCCACGCCGAGCAGAAGAACATTGCCATTGCACAGTGCACCGGCGATTGGATACTGCTGCTGGATGCCGATGAAGTGGTCACCCCGGAACTTGCGGTTGAGATTCAACATGCGTTGCGCAGCACCGCGGTAAATGCCTTCTGGATGCCGCGACTGAACATCTTCATCACACGGTGGATGCGTCACGGCGGCCTGTTTCCAGACGAGAAGCTGCGTCTGTTCCGCCGCGGTATGGCCACGGTGGACGAGAGCATTGGGCCGCACGGCACACCGCAGTACAACGCGGATAAAGGTCACCTGAAGCACCATCTGCAGCACTATGGTTACCCGGACTTCGCCAACTATCTTGACCACATGAACGAATACTCCACCGGCACCGTGGCCGCACTGTCACGACGTAAAGCCGGAACACCGAACTGGGCGCTGCTGGCGCAGTCGTTCCTCAACCCGTTTTTCGGATGGGTGAAGAACTACATCTTCCGTTTAGGCTTTCTGGATGGCCCGGAAGGCCTGATCTTCCACCTGAACCACGCCGTCTACGCCCACTGGAAATACGTGAAGGTGTGGGAGGCGCGGAAGAAGGCGGCACAGTAA